A stretch of DNA from Cellulomonas xiejunii:
GAGCCTGGATGCCGTACTCACCGAACGAGATCACGGTGCCACCCGTCGCGGCGCCGGAGCGCCCCGGGTGGTGCTGCTTACGGTGCTTCAGCCTGCGCGGGATCAGCACGGCTCAGGCCTCCGTTCCGGACTCGGTGGGAGCGTCCGCCGCGGGCGCCGCCTCGGCAGCCGGGGCGGGTGCGTCCTGACGCTCCGGCCGACGTGCACCGGTGCGGGGACCACGGTCGCCACGGTCGCCACGGTCTCCACGCGGGCCGCCGCGGGAAGGACGGGGAGCCTGCGAGGCCTGCTCGCGCGCCCACTCCTTCTCGGTCATGTCGCCCTTGTAGACCCAGACCTTCACGCCGATGCGGCCGAAGGTCGTGCGGGCCTCGAAGAAGCCGTAGTCGATGTTCGCGCGCAGCGTGTGCAGCGGCACACGACCCTCGCGGTAGAACTCCGTGCGGCTCATCTCCGCGCCGCCGAGGCGGCCGGAGACCTGCACGCGGATGCCCTTGGCACCCGCACGCTGGGCCGACTGGATGCCCTTGCGCATGGCACGACGGAACGAGACGCGGCTCGCCAGCTGCTCGGCGATGCCCTGGGCGACCAGCTGAGCCTCGATCTCGGCGTTCTTGACCTCGAGGATGTTCAGCTGGACCTGCTTGCCCGTGAGCTTCTCGAGCTCGCCGCGGATGCGGTCGGCCTCCGCGCCACGACGCCCGATGACGATGCCCGGGCGGGCGGTGTGGATGTCGACGCGCACACGGTCACGCGTGCGCTCGATCTCGACCTTGGCGATACCGGCGCGCTCGAGACCCGTGCTCATGAGCTTGCGGATCTGCACGTCCTCGCGGACGTAGTCGCGGTAGCGCTGACCCGGCTTCGTCGAGTCGGCGAACCACCGCGAACGGTGATCGGTCGTGATGCCCAGGCGGTACCCGAGCGGGTTGACTTTCTGTCCCACTATCGGGCCCGTCCCTTCGTCTCACGCTCAGCGACGACCACGGTGATGTGGCTCGTGCGCTTGAGGATCTGGCTGGCCCGACCCTGCGCCCGCGGACGGAACCGCTTGAGCGTCGGACCCTCGTCGACGAAGACCTCCGAGATGTAGAGGTCTGCCTCGTCGAGTCGCTCGCTGTTGCGCTTGGCCCCCTCGACCGCATTCGCGACCGCGGACTGCACCGTCTTCAAGACGGGCTCTGCCGCGGCCTGCGGCGCGAACTTCAGCACCGCCACGGCCTCCGCCGCCTGCTTGCCACGGATGAGGTCCACGACGCGGCGGGCCTTCTGGGGCGTGACGCGGACGAACCGCGCCTTCGCCTTGGCTTCCATCGCTGTCCTGCTCTCTTGTCTCTGCCGTCAGGGCGTCACCAGGCTGACCCGGGGGTCAGCGGCGACGGCCCTTCCGGTCGTCCTTCTCGTGGCCGCGGAACGTCCGCGTGGGGGCGAACTCGCCGAGCTTGTGCCCGACCATCGACTCCGTCACGAAAACCGGGGTGTGCTTGCGGCCGTCGTGCACCGCGAACGTGTGGCCGAGGAAGTCCGGCGTGATCATCGAACGACGAGACCACGTCTTGATGACGTTCTTCGTGCCGGCCTCGTTCTGAGCGTCGACCTTCTTCTGCAGGTGGCCGTCGACGAACGGGCCCTTCTTGAGGCTGCGAGGCATTCTCTCGGGCTCCTATCAGCGCTTCTTGCCGGTGCGCCGACGGCGCACGATGAGCTTGTCGCTCGGCTTGTTCGGACGACGGGTACGGCCCTCCGACTGGCCCCACGGGCTGACGGGGTGACGTCCACCGGACGTCTTGCCCTCGCCACCACCGTGCGGGTGGTCGATCGGGTTCATGGCCACACCACGGACGGTGGGGCGCTTGCCCTTCCACCGCATGCGGCCGGCCTTGCCCCAGTTGATGTTCGACTGCTCGGCGTTGCCCACCTCGCCGACCGTGGCGCGGCAGCGCAGGTCGACGTTGCGGATCTCACCGGAGGGCATGCGCAGCTGCGCGTACGGCCCGTCCTTGGCGACGAGCTGCACCGACGCCCCGGCCGAACGTGCGATCTTCGCGCCGCCACCGGGCTTGAGCTCGATGGCGTGGATGACCGTACCGGTCGGGATGTTGCGCAGCGGCAGGTTGTTGCCGGGCTTGATGTCCGCCCCGGCGCCTGCCTCGAGCATGTCGCCCTGCGACACCTTGTTGGGGGCGAGGATGTACCGCTTCTCGCCGTCCGCGTAGTGCAGCAGCGCGATGCGCGCGGTGCGGTTCGGGTCGTACTCGATGTGCGCGACCTTGGCCGGCACGCCGTCCTTGTCGTGACGACGGAAGTCGATCACGCGGTAGGCGCGCTTGTGCCCGCCGCCCTGGTGACGCGTCGTGATGCGACCGGTCGAGTTACGACCGCCGGTCTTGTGCAGCGGACGGACGAGCGACTTCTCCGGCTGCGAGCGCGTGATCTCGACGAAGTCGGCGACGCTCGAGCCACGGCGGCCAGGCGTCGTCGGCTTGTACTTGCGGATTCCCATGAAAGTAAGTCCTCTTCGCTCTCGGTCAGCCGACCGGTCCGCCGAAGATGTCGATCGAGCCCTCGCGGAGGGTGACGATCGCACGCTTCGTGTTCTTGCGGCGGCCGATGCCGAAGCGGGTCCGGCGGGCCTTGCCCTGACGGTTCGCGGTGTTGACCGACTCGACCTTGACGCCGAAGACGTGCTCGACGGCGATCTTGATCTCGGTCTTGTTGGCCCGCGGGTCGACGAGGAAGGTGTACTTCCCCTCGTCGAGCAGGCCGTAGCTCTTCTCCGAGACGACCGGCGCGATCAGGATGTCGCGCGGGTCCTTGCCGACGGCGGTCACTTCGTCTCCTCGTTGGCCTCGGACTCGGAAGCGACAGCCTTCGCGCCCTTGACGGGGCCGGCGAGGAACGCGTCGAGCGCGCCCTGCGTGAAGACCACGTCGTCCGAGATGAGGACGTCGTAGGTGTTGAGCTGGTCGGCGACGAGCAGGTGGACCCGCTCGACGTTCCGCAGCGACTTCCAGGTGATCTCGTCCTGACGCTCGACGACCACGAGGACGTGCTTGCGGCCGGAGAGGTTGTCGAGGACCGCGATCGCGGACTTCGTCGACGGGACCTCACCCGGGGCGAAGCCCGTGACGACGTGGACGCGACCGGCACGCGCGCGGTCCGAGAGAGCACCGCGGAGCGCCGCGGCCTTCATCTTCTTCGGGGTCCGCTGCGAGTAGTCACGCGGGGTGGGGCCGTGGACGACACCACCACCGGCGAACTGAGGTGCACGGGTCGAACCCTGACGGGCGCGGCCGGTGCCCTTCTGCTTGTACGGCTTCCTGCCACCACCGCGGACCTCGCCGCGGCTCTTGGTGTCGTGGGTGCCCTGGCGCGCCGCGGCGAGCTGGGCGACGACGACCTGGTGGATCAGCGGGACGTTCGTCGTGGCGTCGAAGACGTCACCGGGCAGGTCGGCCGTTCCGGCCTTCTTGCCCTTCTCGTCGAGGACGTCGACGGTCAGCGTGTCGCTCATCGAGGTCACGCACCCTTCGCAGCGGAACGCACGACCACGACGCCGCCCTTGGGGCCGGGAACCGCGCCCTTGACGAGCAGCAGACCCCTCTCGACGTCGATCGCGTGCACGGTCAGGTTCTGGGTGGTCTGACGGGCGACGCCCATCCGACCGGCCATCTTGATGCCCTTGAACACGCGCGACGGCGTCGATGCGCCACCGATCGAGCCGGGCTTGCGGTGGTTGCGGTGCGCACCGTGGGAGGCGCCGACGCCGTGGAAGCCGTGACGCTTCATCACACCGGCCGTGCCCTTGCCCTTGGTGGTACCGGTGACGTCCACGACCTGGCCGGCCTCGAAGGCACCGGCCGTGATCTCCTGCCCGAGCGTGTACTCGGCAGCGTTGGACGTACGGATCTCGGCCACATGCCGACGGGGGGTGACCCCCGCCTTCTCGAAGTGGCCCTTGAGCGGCTTGGTGACCTTGCGCGGGTCGATCTGGCCGTAGGCCAGCTGGACCGAGCTGTAGCCGTCGCTCTCAGCGGAGCGGACCTGCGTCACGACGTTCGTACCCACGGCGACGACGGTGACGGGAACGAGGCGGCCTGCCTCGTCCCACACCTGCGTCATGCCGAGCTTGGTGCCGAGCAGCGCCGTGACGGGGCGCGCGTTCTGCTGGGTAACCATGAAGATCAGTCCCTTCCCAGCGGTTTCAGAGCTTGATCTCGATGTTCACGTCCGCAGGCAGGTCGAGACGCATGAGCGAGTCGACGGCCTTCGGCGTGGGATCGATGATGTCGATGAGCCGCTTGTGCGTGCGCATCTCGAAGTGCTCGCGGCTGTCCTTGTACTTGTGGGGCGACCGGATGACGCAGAAGACGTTCTTCTCCGTCGGCAGCGGCACCGGACCCACGACCGACGCACCAGCGCGAGTCACCGTGTCGACGATCTTGCGCGCCGAGCTGTCGATGACCTCGTGGTCGTAGGACTTGAGCCGGATGCGGATCTTCTGTCCCGCCATGGCGTCGTCTACTTCTCTCTCTCGAAATACCGGTCCGTCCGACCCCCGCACTCGGGCGTGTCGCTCTGCGCGACGCACCTTTGTGCGTGTTCCGTTCCCGGAAAGGGGCCGTGGTTGTCGTCGAACGCCCCCCACCGGGTGACCCCGGGGTCCGAGCGTTCGCCACGTCTGTTCGCCCAGCCGATAGGCGCGCGTGAACGCACACCCCGGCGGGCAACCCCGACAGTCTGCCAGACGAACCCGGAAAAGACCAAGTCGGGGTCGGAGGTCGCTCCCCGCACGGCTGTCGACGGCTCCGTGCGGCCCTCGCCACGCCGGCCGGGGAGACGACGCAGGGCCCGGGAACCGAAGCTCCCAGGCCCTGCGTGGTGGATCAGCCCAGAGGGGCGGAGATCACTTGGTGATCTTGGTGACGCGGCCCGAGCCGACGGTGCGGCCACCCTCGCGGATGGCGAAGCCGAGGCCTTCCTCCATCGCGATGGGCTGGATCAGCGTCACGGAGATCTCCGTGTTGTCGCCGGGCATGACCATCTCGGTGCCCTCGGGCAGCGTGATGACACCGGTGACGTCCGTCGTCCGGAAGTAGAACTGGGGACGGTAGTTCCCGTAGAACGGGTTGTGACGGCCACCCTCGTCCTTGGACAGGATGTAGACCTGGCCCTCGAACTCGGTGTGCGGCGTGATCGAGCCGGGCTTGACGACGACCTGCCCACGCTCGACCTCCTCACGCTTCGTGCCGCGCAGGAGCAGGCCGACATTCTCGCCCGCCTCGGCGTAGTCGAGCAGCTTGCGGAACATCTCGACACCGGTGACGGTGGTCTTGATCGCCTTCTCCTTGATGCCGACGATCTCCACCTCCTCGTTCACCTTGAGCGAGCCGCGCTCGACACGACCGGTGACGACCGTGCCACGGCCGGTGATCGTGAAGACGTCCTCGATCGGCATGAGGAACGGCTTGTCGATCTCGCGGACCGGGTCCGGCACGTTCTCGTCGACCGCGTCGAGCAGGTCCTCGACGGACTTGACCCACTGCGGGTCGCCCTCGAGGGCCTTGAGGCCCGAGACGCGCACGACGGGCGCGTTGTCGCCGTCGAAGTCCTGCGACGACAGCAGCTCGCGGACCTCCATCTCGACGAGCTCGAGGATCTCCTCGTCGTCGACCATGTCGGCCTTGTTGAGCGCCACGAGCAGGTACGGCACGCCGACCTGACGGGCGAGCAGGACGTGCTCGCGGGTCTGGGCCATCGGGCCGTCGGTCGCCGCGACCACGAGGATGGCGCCGTCCATCTGCGCCGCACCCGTGATCATGTTCTTGATGTAGTCGGCGTGACCGGGGGCGTCGACGTGCGCGTAGTGACGCTTCTCGGTCTGGTACTCGACGTGCGCGATGTTGATCGTGATACCGCGCTGCTTCTCCTCAGGCGCCTTGTCGATCTGGTCGAACGGCGTGAAGGGGTTCAGGTCCGGGTACTTGTCATGCAGCACCTTCGAGATCGCGGCCGTCAGCGTCGTCTTGCCGTGGTCGACGTGACCGATGGTCCCGATGTTGACGTGCGGCTTCGTCCGCTCGAACTTCGCCTTGCCCACTGGGTGTCCTCCTCAGGACTTGGTAGAGATTGCCCGACGGCAGCCACCTCACGGTACCTGCTCGACGTGCGGTCCTACGGGTCGGATGTGTAGCTGGAACTGCAGGGTTCGACCTGTGGGACTACTCGCCCCGGGTCTTCTTGATGATCTCTTCGGCAACCGCCCGAGGAACCTCGGCGTAGCTGTCGAACTGCATCGAGTACACGGCACGACCCTGGGTCTTCGACCGCAGGTCGCCGACGTACCCGAACATCTCGGAGAGCGGCACCTGGGCGCGGACGACCTTGACGCCGGTCGCGTCCTCCATGGACTGGATGATGCCGCGGCGCGAGTTGATGTCGCCGATGACCTCGCCCATGTACTCCTCGGGCGTGCGCACCTCGACGGCCATGATCGGCTCGAGGAGGGCCGGGTCCGCCTTGCGCACCGCCTCCTTGAGGATCATCGAGCCGGCGATCTTGAACGCCATCTCCGAGGAGTCGACGTCGTGCGCCGCACCGTCGAGCAGGATCGCCTTGACGCCCACCAGCGGGTAGCCCGCGAGGACGCCCAGCTGCATCGCGCTCTGGATGCCGGCGTCGACCGACGGGATGTACTCGCGCGGGATGCGGCCACCGGTGACCTTGTTGTCGAACTCGTACAGCTCGCCCTCGGCGGGGTCCAGCGGCTCGAAGGTCATCTGCACCTTGGCGTACTGGCCCGAGCCACCGGTCTGCTTCTTGTGCACGTAGTCGATCTTCGTGACGGCCCGACGGATCGTCTCGCGGTAGGCCACCTGCGGCTTGCCGACGTTGGCCTCGACCTTGAACTCGCGACGCATGCGGTCGACGAGGATGTCGAGGTGGAGCTCGCCCATGCCGCCGATGACGGTCTGGCCGGTCTCCTCGTCCAGGCGGACCCGGAACGTGGGGTCCTCCTCGGCGAGCTTCTGGATGGCCGTGGAGAGCTTCTCCTGGTCGGCCTTCGTCTTCGGCTCGATCGCCACGTCGATGACGGGCTCCGGGAACGTCATCGACTCGAGGATCACCGGCGCGCTCGGGTCGCACAGGGTGTCACCGGTGGTGACGTCCTTGAGCCCGATGAACGCGTAGATGTGACCGGCCTGCGCCTCGGCG
This window harbors:
- the rplW gene encoding 50S ribosomal protein L23; this translates as MTAVGKDPRDILIAPVVSEKSYGLLDEGKYTFLVDPRANKTEIKIAVEHVFGVKVESVNTANRQGKARRTRFGIGRRKNTKRAIVTLREGSIDIFGGPVG
- the rplV gene encoding 50S ribosomal protein L22, whose translation is MEAKAKARFVRVTPQKARRVVDLIRGKQAAEAVAVLKFAPQAAAEPVLKTVQSAVANAVEGAKRNSERLDEADLYISEVFVDEGPTLKRFRPRAQGRASQILKRTSHITVVVAERETKGRAR
- the rplD gene encoding 50S ribosomal protein L4 — its product is MSDTLTVDVLDEKGKKAGTADLPGDVFDATTNVPLIHQVVVAQLAAARQGTHDTKSRGEVRGGGRKPYKQKGTGRARQGSTRAPQFAGGGVVHGPTPRDYSQRTPKKMKAAALRGALSDRARAGRVHVVTGFAPGEVPSTKSAIAVLDNLSGRKHVLVVVERQDEITWKSLRNVERVHLLVADQLNTYDVLISDDVVFTQGALDAFLAGPVKGAKAVASESEANEETK
- the tuf gene encoding elongation factor Tu, which encodes MGKAKFERTKPHVNIGTIGHVDHGKTTLTAAISKVLHDKYPDLNPFTPFDQIDKAPEEKQRGITINIAHVEYQTEKRHYAHVDAPGHADYIKNMITGAAQMDGAILVVAATDGPMAQTREHVLLARQVGVPYLLVALNKADMVDDEEILELVEMEVRELLSSQDFDGDNAPVVRVSGLKALEGDPQWVKSVEDLLDAVDENVPDPVREIDKPFLMPIEDVFTITGRGTVVTGRVERGSLKVNEEVEIVGIKEKAIKTTVTGVEMFRKLLDYAEAGENVGLLLRGTKREEVERGQVVVKPGSITPHTEFEGQVYILSKDEGGRHNPFYGNYRPQFYFRTTDVTGVITLPEGTEMVMPGDNTEISVTLIQPIAMEEGLGFAIREGGRTVGSGRVTKITK
- the rpsC gene encoding 30S ribosomal protein S3; the encoded protein is MGQKVNPLGYRLGITTDHRSRWFADSTKPGQRYRDYVREDVQIRKLMSTGLERAGIAKVEIERTRDRVRVDIHTARPGIVIGRRGAEADRIRGELEKLTGKQVQLNILEVKNAEIEAQLVAQGIAEQLASRVSFRRAMRKGIQSAQRAGAKGIRVQVSGRLGGAEMSRTEFYREGRVPLHTLRANIDYGFFEARTTFGRIGVKVWVYKGDMTEKEWAREQASQAPRPSRGGPRGDRGDRGDRGPRTGARRPERQDAPAPAAEAAPAADAPTESGTEA
- the rpsS gene encoding 30S ribosomal protein S19 produces the protein MPRSLKKGPFVDGHLQKKVDAQNEAGTKNVIKTWSRRSMITPDFLGHTFAVHDGRKHTPVFVTESMVGHKLGEFAPTRTFRGHEKDDRKGRRR
- the rplB gene encoding 50S ribosomal protein L2, with protein sequence MGIRKYKPTTPGRRGSSVADFVEITRSQPEKSLVRPLHKTGGRNSTGRITTRHQGGGHKRAYRVIDFRRHDKDGVPAKVAHIEYDPNRTARIALLHYADGEKRYILAPNKVSQGDMLEAGAGADIKPGNNLPLRNIPTGTVIHAIELKPGGGAKIARSAGASVQLVAKDGPYAQLRMPSGEIRNVDLRCRATVGEVGNAEQSNINWGKAGRMRWKGKRPTVRGVAMNPIDHPHGGGEGKTSGGRHPVSPWGQSEGRTRRPNKPSDKLIVRRRRTGKKR
- the rpsJ gene encoding 30S ribosomal protein S10, whose protein sequence is MAGQKIRIRLKSYDHEVIDSSARKIVDTVTRAGASVVGPVPLPTEKNVFCVIRSPHKYKDSREHFEMRTHKRLIDIIDPTPKAVDSLMRLDLPADVNIEIKL
- the rplC gene encoding 50S ribosomal protein L3 yields the protein MVTQQNARPVTALLGTKLGMTQVWDEAGRLVPVTVVAVGTNVVTQVRSAESDGYSSVQLAYGQIDPRKVTKPLKGHFEKAGVTPRRHVAEIRTSNAAEYTLGQEITAGAFEAGQVVDVTGTTKGKGTAGVMKRHGFHGVGASHGAHRNHRKPGSIGGASTPSRVFKGIKMAGRMGVARQTTQNLTVHAIDVERGLLLVKGAVPGPKGGVVVVRSAAKGA